The window AGGAAGTGTTCAAGCCGAGCAACACCGGTTGGCTGATTGCCGATGTGGTGCGCGATAACCATGCGTTCATCTGGTCGCGGACGGAGGTCGATCAACAGCTGCTGGCGTTGTTGTCCGACCCGCAATGGCAGCCTTACCTGGTATTTCCGGGGGAATATGTCGAGCCCGAGCGCGTGACCCACAGTGTGGCGCTGGATAGCGCCAAGCGGCCGCTGTTCATTCTGTTGGACGCGACCTGGACCGAAGCGCGGAAGATTTTCCGCAAAAGCCCTTACTTTGACGGGTTGCCGATCCTCAGTCTGTTACCTGAGAAACTCTCACGCTACCAATTGCGTCGATCTACCCGCAGCGAGCACTTGTGCACCGCGGAAGTCGCGGCGCTGTGTCTCGATCTGGCGGGCGATGTGCAAGCGGCATCGGCACTGGACGCTTATTTCGATGTGTTCAGTCAGCATTACCTCGACGCCAAGCGACAGCTGGAAATGAACGTCGAAACGCCAGCGCACGCCGAGCTGCTGCCGTTTGTGCAGAACCTCGCCCCGGTCATGGGCTGATTGTCGCCCATACTGCAAAAGACTGTACTGGCCATGTAGCTTGACCACCCCGGTTTCGCTGGGCATGCTTGGCGCCGATCAGGGCGCGGCCGAAGTTTGATACGCCGTATTCTTATGCGAATAACTACGTGAATTGCCACGTATTGGCGTTGAACGTGCCCCCAGGTGCAGCTCCGTGGCTGTACCTCGAGTTGTTAGAAGAACAGGATCATTTGAAAAATGGCCACATACGAAATCCTGATTGCCGATGACCATCCACTTTTCCGTTCTGCCTTGCATCAAGCGTTGACCCTGGGCCTTGGCCCGGATGTCCGACTGGTGGAAGTGGCGAGCATTGCCGAACTGGAAACCCGCCTTACCGAAAAATCCGACTGGGATCTGGTACTGCTGGATCTGAACATGCCGGGGGCGTACGGTTTTTCCGGCCTGGTGCTGCTGCGTGGGCAGTACCCGCAGATTCCGGTGGTGATGGTTTCGGCCCAGGAAGAAGCCTCGGTGATGGTCAAGTCCCGTGAATTCGGCGCTAGCGGCTTTATTCCCAAGTCCAGCGACCTCAGCGTGATCCAGAAAGCCGTGCGTGCGGTGCTGGATGGCGATGTGTACTGGCCACCGCAAGCATTCGAAGCGGTCAGTGTTTCCGATGAAGCCAAGGCTGCCAGCGAAGGCCTTGCGAGCCTGACGCCGCAGCAGTTCCGGGTGTTGACGATGGTCTGCGAAGGCTTGCTCAACAAGCAGATTGCTTACGAGCTGAGTGTTTCCGAAGCGACCATCAAGGCTCACGTGACCGCGATTTTCCGTAAACTGAATGTGCGGACCCGGACTCAGGCGGCGTTGTTGCTGCAACAACTTGAGTCAATTTCGAGCCACTAAGGGTTGGCATATTCACGCTTTTTTGACTTTGGTTAATCTAGCTTTCTCACTCCTTTATTGGTCAGTTGCCCACTCTATGTCTCCTTTCAAAGGCCAGACCGGCCTGAAACGTATTCTCAACGCCTCCGGCTATTCCTTTGATGGCCTGCGCGCGGCCTTTACCGGCGAAGCGGCTTTCCGGCAGCTGGTATTGCTTAACGTCATCCTGATTCCGCTGTCGTTCTTCCTGAACGTCAGCCGTGTCGAGCAAGCGCTGCTGATCGCCGTGTGCTTGCTGGCCTTGATCGTCGAATTGCTCAATTCGGCGGTGGAAGCGGCTATCGACCGCATTTCCCTTGAGCGGCATCCGCTGTCGAAGAACGCCAAGGACATGGGCAGCGCCGCGCAATTCGTGGCGTTGACCATGATTGGCCTGGTGTGGGCATTGATTCTGCTTTAAGCGATTGTCGGCAACACGATTTCGTCGCTGCGCTGCACCCCGGCGGTGAACGCGCGGCACAGATCGAGGAACTCACGCATCGCTGAGGTCTGGTATTTCTGTTTGTGCCAGATGAAGTAGAACTGCCGCGCCAGGTCTAGGTCCGGTGTTTCCACCGGCACCAGGCTGCCTCGACGGAATGCGTCCCGCAGCGCCAGGCGCGAAATGCAGCCAATCCCCAGACCCGATTCCACCGCGCGCTTGATCGCTTCGGTGTGCTCAAGCTCCAGGCGGATGTTCAGCGAGCTACGGTGATGACGCATGGCCTGATCAAATGTCAGTCGCGTGCCCGAACCTTGTTCACGCAAAATCCAGGCTTCATGGCTCAGCTCATCCATGGTTGCGGTGCCGCGTTTGGCCAACGGATGCTGCGGTGCGCAAAACACCACCAGCTCATCCTCGACCCAGCTCTGCACTTCGATGTCCGGGTGGCTGCAATCGCCTTCAATCAGACCCAGATCAATTTCGTAGTGGGCAACTTGTTGCACGATGTTGGCAGTGTTCTGCACATGCAGCTTCACCTGGCTTTCCGGGTGGCGCTGCATGAAGCTGCCGATCAACAGGGTGGCCAGATAATTGCCAATGGTCAGGGTCGCGCCCACGGCCAATGAACCAAAACCGGATTTGCCGTTGAGCAGATCTTCGATTTCCTTGGCCTGGTCGAGCAGGGCCACCGCTTGCGGCAACAGTTGTTTGCCGAGGGCGTTGAGGCTCAGCCGTTTACCGGCGCGGTCGAATAACTGGCAGCTGCACTGGCGCTCCAGTTCGGTGATGGAAGTGCTCGCCGCCGATTGCGAGAGGTTGAGCAGGCCCGCAGCACGGGATACGCTTTCCTGCTGGGCGACGGCGACGAATACTTGAAGTTGACGGAGAGTAAATCGCATATCGATATAACCGATAACCCTTATCTTAATAATCCATTTAACAGATATTGTTACTGCTATTAGAATGCGATGCAATTGCGCACCGCATCTTTAGCAGCGCATGCGCAGACCAATCTCCAGGAGTCCCACGTACATGAGCAACATGAACCACGAGCGTGTCCTCAGTGTTCATCACTGGAACGACACTCTGTTCAGCTTCAAGTGCACCCGTGATCCGGGCCTGCGCTTCGAGAACGGTCAGTTCGTGATGATCGGCCTGCAACAGCCCAACGGCCGCCCGCTTATGCGCGCTTACTCGATTGCCAGCCCTAACTGGGAAGAGCATCTCGAGTTCTTCAGCATCAAGGTGCCTGACGGTCCGCTGACTTCCCAGTTGCAGCATCTGAAGGAAGGCGACGAGATCATCATCAGCAAGAAGCCTACCGGCACGCTGGTGCTCGATGACCTGAAGCCTGGCAAACACTTGTACCTGCTCAGCACCGGTACCGGTCTGGCGCCATTCATGAGCGTCATCCAGGACCCGGAAACCTACGAGCGTTTCGAAAAAGTGATCCTGTGCCACGGCGTACGTTACGTCAACGAAGTCGCCTATCGCGAGTTCATCACCGAGCACCTGCCGCAGAACGAGTTCTTCGGTGATGCGCTGCGTGACAAGTTGATCTACTACCCGACCGTGACCCGCGAGCCGTTCGAGAACGAAGGTCGCCTGACCGACCTGATGCGCAGCGGCAAGCTGTTCAGCGACATCGGCCTGCCACCGATCAACCCGCAGGACGACCGTGCGATGCTGTGCGGCAGCCCGAGCATGCTCGACGAGACCAGCGAAGTGTTGAACAGCTTCGGCCTGAAAGTCTCGCCGCGGATGCGCGAGCCGGGTGACTATCTGATCGAGCGTGCGTTCGTCGAGAAGTAAGACTCCCGCATGACTGAAAAGCCCGCATTGCCTGAACAGGCAATGCGGGCTTTTTTGCTGGACGCATCCTGTAGGAGCACGGCTTGCCGGCGATGGCGTCCTTGAAATTGCCATCGCGAGCAAGCTCAGCTCCTACGAATTGGATGCTGGAATGACTTCCAGAACGCGGATCAGCTCCGGCGTAGGGTAGTGCCAGCGCACATCGACATCCCAGAACTGCGCGCCATATTCTCGTTCCGGCGCGGGCGTCTGGTAGGCCGGGCGCGGATCTTGTGCCAGGCATTGCTCGATCAATTCGACCAAGGGCTCTTCCAGGCGCTGAGCGTGCCCGTGAGCCTGTTGCAGTGCGGCATCCGTCCACTGCACGGCAATCAACTGCGGCGCGGCGCTGGCGATGCTGTTGGAGGCGCTGTCGATGATGTCGGCATAAGGCACGTAGGGTTTGATGTCGAGAATCGGCGTGCCGTCCAACAGGTCTATGCCGGATATCCACAGGCGATTGGCTTCGACCTTGTCCAGTTTGACCACTGATTGGCCAATACCATTCGGGCGATGGGTTGCGCGGGTGGCAAACACGCCCATGGATTTGTTGCCGCCCAGGCGAGGCGGGCGGACTTTGAGGCGTGGTTTTTCTTCCAGCGCCTGATGAAACAGGAACAGCAGCCAGACATGGCTGACCTGCTCCAGCCCTTGCACCGCATCACCCTGATCGAATGGCGCCACCAGTTCCAGAACGCCGCGCGCGGCCGGAGCCAGTTGCGGTTGGCGCGGGATGGCGAACTTCTCCTTGAAACAGGAGCGCACGAAGCCGATGGGGGAAACGCTGTAGGTCATGGTTTGAAGTCGAGGCGGGAGCGGGCGGGCATGATAACCCGGCCAGCTTCAAATCTGCTGTTGACTGGAATGACGCTATCGCGGGCAAGCCCGGCTCCCACAGGGATCTCAGGTGAATACAGATTTTGTGTACGCCAAAAACCTGTGGGAGCGTGGCTTGCCCGCGATAGCCGCACCGCCGATCTACAAGCTGAACCCACCATCTAACGGAATGATATTTCCAGTCATGTACGCCCCTGCCGTACTCGCCAGACTGATTGCCAGCGCCGCCATCTCTTCCTCGCGCCCCCAGCGCTTCATCGGGATCAACGCCGTATCCTCGGCCAATGCCTGTTCATCATTGCCGATGTGCTGGGTCATCTTGCTGGGAAAGCGCCCCGGTGCGATGACGTTGACGTTGATGTGCTGGGTCACCAGTTCCCGCGCCAGAATCCGCGACAGTTGATGCAATGCCGCTTTGCTCGGCCCGTAGGCATACGCCTGCTCGCCGAACGATGAAATCCCTGCGACCGAACCGATGTTGATAATCCGCGCCGGATTCGCTTCGGAACCCGCTTTGCGCAGCAACGGCAGGAATTGCTGGATGCAGTTGAATACCGACGTCACATTGAGCTGCATGACCTTTTCCCAGCCCTTGATCGGGTAGCTCTCCAACGGCGCGCCCCACGTGGTGCCGGCGTTGTTCACCAGAATGTCGAGATGGCTGATTTGCTCATCGAGTCGTGTGGCCAATTGCAGCACGCCTTCTTCGGTAGCGAGGTTGGCGGCCACGCCTTGGCAGCGTCCGAACGCACTCAGTTCATCAGCCGTTTGCTGGCAGGCTTCGGCATCGCGGGCGCAGACGTACACGGTGGCGCCGGCTTCGACGTAGGCCTTGGCGATCATTTTGCCGATGCCGCGGGTGCCGCCGGTCACCAGAGCGGTGCGGCCTTGCAGGGAAAAGTAGGGGTGCATGACGAGTCCTGAGAACTGAGGGTCTATACACCCTAGTCGTCAGCCGCCAGAAGCGGAGCCACTATTTTTGAGCGGAATGAGAGGCCATATGGCCTGGACTTGAGCTGCGTGTTTGCAGCCCAAGGAAGGGGCGGGGATTACTGCGGGCGAACGCGCAGGGTCAGGCCCTTGAGGAAGTTGCGCAGCAACTGGTCGCCGCACGGGCGGTAGTTGGTGTGGCCGAACTTGCGGAACAGCGCGCTCAGCTCAGGCTTGGACACCGGGAACTCGGCAGCCTTGAGGATCGCGTGCATGTCGTCCTCCTTGAGTTCGAAGGCCACGCGCAGTTTTTTCAGGATGATGTTGTTGGTCACCGGCACTTCGATCGGCTGCGGCGGACGGCTTTCGTCCTTGCCGCGCTTGAAGATCACCAGGCCGTCGAGGAAATGCGCCATGACTTCGTCCGGGCAGCGCACGAAGCCTTCCTCGTCTTCCTCTTTCTTGTCGAGGTAGGTCAGCAGGTCTTCGAGTTTCACATCCATGCCACCGAGCTTGATGATCTCGATGACTTTCTTGTCGCTGATGTCGAGCATGTAGCGCACGCTGCGCAGTACGTCGTTATGAATCATGTGGGCAGTCCTGATATTCAGCTGTGGGCGTCGCGGCCAAGCGCGACGCCGAAATGTGTGGCGGCGTGAAAAGCCTTAGAACTTTTCTTTGCCGGACATGTAGCGCCATTGCCCCACGGGCACTTTGCCGATGGACACGCCGCCGATGCGGATGCGGCGGATGCCCACGACCTTCAGGCCGACGGCCTGGCAGAACAGGGCGAGGATGCCTGGTTGCGGGTTCTTCATGGCGAAGCGCAGACGGTTTTCGTTCTGCCAGCTGGCCTTGACCGGCGGCAGTTCCTTACCCTTGTAGGTCAGGCCGTGCTGCAGGCGGTTGAGGCCGTGCTCGACCATGTTGCCTTCGACCTCGACCACGTATTCCTGCTCGATCTTGTTGGAGTCGGCAGTGAGCTTGCGCAGAATCTTCCAGTCCTGGGTGAACACCAGCAAACCGCTGGCGTTCGCCTGCAAGTCAGTGCTGGCGGTCAGGCGCTGGAAGTGGCCCTTGAGCGGGCGTTTGCCGTAGCGGTGTTCTTCGCTCAGGGTTTCGGCGGTGATGGTCGCCATGGCGGTGTCCGCGTCCATGCCGGCGGGCACGTTGAACAGGATGGTCACCGGTTCCGGCGCAGTGGCCTTGGCCTCTGGATCCAGCTCGACTTTTTGCGCGTCGACCTTGAACTGCGGCTCGTCGATGACTTCGCCGTCCACGGTGACCCAGCCGCCCTCGATGAACAGCTCAGCCTCCCGACGGGAACAGCCGACGAGTTCGATGAGGCGTTTGGAGAGACGAATCGGGTCAGTCATGACAGGGCCGTAACAAAAAAGGGGTGGGCATTGTACCTGCCTGGCGCCGGTTAAGCCCGATTCCATTTGCGGCATGTGGCTTTTTGTGGGAGCGGGCTTGCTCGCGAAAGCGGTAGATCAGTCGATTCATCTGTTGAGTGGCACACCGTATTCGCGAGCAAGCCCGCTCCCACATTTGTTCTATGTTGTCAGGCATGTTGCGAGCGTTGCTGGTTCTGGCGCATCCGCATATGCAACAACGGATACGGCTGCCCCATGCCGTCTACTTCCGAACGACCGATCACCTCAAAACCCTGCTTGAAATAAAATCCCAGGGCCTGCGGGTTCTGTTCGTTGACGTCCAGTTCATCGGCGTTGAGATTTTCCATCGCGTAGCGCAGCAATTTCTTGCCCAGTCCCTGGCCGCGATGTGCCGGGTCGATGAAGAGCATTTCGATCTTGCCCGCCGCGACCCCGGCGAATCCGGTAATGCGCTGGCTGGAGTCCTTGGTGCAGATCAGCATCACCGCATCGAGATAGCGGGTCAGCACCAGATTCTTTAGCAGTTCGATGTAGCTGTCCGGCAGGAAATCGTGGGTGGCGCGGACCGAGGCCTCCCAGACCTGGGTCAATTCTTCGTAATCGCTTTGTTTCGGTGTATGGATGACCGAGTGTTGGCGCATGTCCGCCTGCTCCTTATTTTTGCAACCGGCTGTAAAAGATGAGAATCCGTTCTTCACCAAACGATAGCCGTAAAAAAGCCCCGCATCTCGTCAAGAGAGCAGGGCTTTTCGTATTTTTTGCGTTTAGATCTGTTCAGCCCACAGGTCGTATTCGTCGGCGTCGGTCACTTTGCACCAGACTTTATCGCCCGGTTTCAGGTTGCTGCCGTTGTCGATGAATACGTTGCCGTCGATTTCCGGGGCATCGAAGAAGCAGCGGCCGACCGCGCCTTGCTCGTCGACTTCATCGACCAGTACTTCAATTTCACGGCCGATGCGCATTTGCAGGCGCGCCGAGCTGATCGCTTGCTGGTGCGCCATGAAGCGGTCCCAACGGTCCTGCTTGACGTCATCCGGAACAACTTCCAGATCCAGGTCGTTGGCCGGAGCGCCATCCACCGGCGAGTACTGGAAGCAGCCGACGCGGTCGAGCTGGGCTTCGGTCAGCCAGTTCAGCAGGTACTGGAAGTCTTCTTCGGTTTCGCCGGGGAAGCCGACGATGAAGGTCGAACGGATAATCAGGTCCGGGCAGATCTCGCGCCAGTTCTTGATGCGCGCCAGGGTCTTGTCTTCGAACGCCGGGCGTTTCATCGACTTCAGCACTTTCGGGCTGGCGTGCTGGAACGGGATGTCCAGGTACGGCAGGATCTTGCCGGCGGCCATCAGCGGGATCAGTTCGTCGACGTGCGGGTACGGGTAGACGTAGTGCAGGCGAACCCAGACGCCGAGGGTGCTCAGGGCTTCGCAGAGTTCGGTCATGCGGGTTTTCACCGGCGCGCCGTTCCAGAAACCGGTGCGGTATTTCACGTCGACGCCGTAGGCGCTGGTGTCTTGCGAAATCACCAACAGCTCTTTGACGCCGGACTTGACCAGGCGCTGGGCCTCGTCGAGAACATCGCCCACCGGACGGCTGACCAGTTTGCCGCGCATCGACGGGATGATGCAGAAGCTGCAGCTGTGGTTGCAGCCTTCGGAAATCTTCAGGTACGCGTAGTGACGCGGGGTCAGTTTGATCCCTTGTGGCGGCACCAGGTCGATCAGCGGGTTGTGGTCTTTACGCGGCGGCACGACTTCGTGCACGGCGTTGACCACTTGCTCGTACTGCTGCGGACCGGTCACGGCCAGCACGCTCGGGTGTACG of the Pseudomonas sp. MAG733B genome contains:
- a CDS encoding tRNA-uridine aminocarboxypropyltransferase produces the protein MSHAPNAVARLRDQREDDGIKPIQARGWRAPRCRNCRVIESHCLCAWRPQVETRSGVCLIMTGKEVFKPSNTGWLIADVVRDNHAFIWSRTEVDQQLLALLSDPQWQPYLVFPGEYVEPERVTHSVALDSAKRPLFILLDATWTEARKIFRKSPYFDGLPILSLLPEKLSRYQLRRSTRSEHLCTAEVAALCLDLAGDVQAASALDAYFDVFSQHYLDAKRQLEMNVETPAHAELLPFVQNLAPVMG
- the erdR gene encoding response regulator transcription factor ErdR gives rise to the protein MATYEILIADDHPLFRSALHQALTLGLGPDVRLVEVASIAELETRLTEKSDWDLVLLDLNMPGAYGFSGLVLLRGQYPQIPVVMVSAQEEASVMVKSREFGASGFIPKSSDLSVIQKAVRAVLDGDVYWPPQAFEAVSVSDEAKAASEGLASLTPQQFRVLTMVCEGLLNKQIAYELSVSEATIKAHVTAIFRKLNVRTRTQAALLLQQLESISSH
- a CDS encoding diacylglycerol kinase — its product is MSPFKGQTGLKRILNASGYSFDGLRAAFTGEAAFRQLVLLNVILIPLSFFLNVSRVEQALLIAVCLLALIVELLNSAVEAAIDRISLERHPLSKNAKDMGSAAQFVALTMIGLVWALILL
- a CDS encoding LysR family transcriptional regulator; the encoded protein is MRFTLRQLQVFVAVAQQESVSRAAGLLNLSQSAASTSITELERQCSCQLFDRAGKRLSLNALGKQLLPQAVALLDQAKEIEDLLNGKSGFGSLAVGATLTIGNYLATLLIGSFMQRHPESQVKLHVQNTANIVQQVAHYEIDLGLIEGDCSHPDIEVQSWVEDELVVFCAPQHPLAKRGTATMDELSHEAWILREQGSGTRLTFDQAMRHHRSSLNIRLELEHTEAIKRAVESGLGIGCISRLALRDAFRRGSLVPVETPDLDLARQFYFIWHKQKYQTSAMREFLDLCRAFTAGVQRSDEIVLPTIA
- the fpr gene encoding ferredoxin-NADP reductase; this translates as MSNMNHERVLSVHHWNDTLFSFKCTRDPGLRFENGQFVMIGLQQPNGRPLMRAYSIASPNWEEHLEFFSIKVPDGPLTSQLQHLKEGDEIIISKKPTGTLVLDDLKPGKHLYLLSTGTGLAPFMSVIQDPETYERFEKVILCHGVRYVNEVAYREFITEHLPQNEFFGDALRDKLIYYPTVTREPFENEGRLTDLMRSGKLFSDIGLPPINPQDDRAMLCGSPSMLDETSEVLNSFGLKVSPRMREPGDYLIERAFVEK
- the tsaA gene encoding tRNA (N6-threonylcarbamoyladenosine(37)-N6)-methyltransferase TrmO: MTYSVSPIGFVRSCFKEKFAIPRQPQLAPAARGVLELVAPFDQGDAVQGLEQVSHVWLLFLFHQALEEKPRLKVRPPRLGGNKSMGVFATRATHRPNGIGQSVVKLDKVEANRLWISGIDLLDGTPILDIKPYVPYADIIDSASNSIASAAPQLIAVQWTDAALQQAHGHAQRLEEPLVELIEQCLAQDPRPAYQTPAPEREYGAQFWDVDVRWHYPTPELIRVLEVIPASNS
- a CDS encoding SDR family oxidoreductase, coding for MHPYFSLQGRTALVTGGTRGIGKMIAKAYVEAGATVYVCARDAEACQQTADELSAFGRCQGVAANLATEEGVLQLATRLDEQISHLDILVNNAGTTWGAPLESYPIKGWEKVMQLNVTSVFNCIQQFLPLLRKAGSEANPARIINIGSVAGISSFGEQAYAYGPSKAALHQLSRILARELVTQHINVNVIAPGRFPSKMTQHIGNDEQALAEDTALIPMKRWGREEEMAALAISLASTAGAYMTGNIIPLDGGFSL
- a CDS encoding DUF1456 family protein; this translates as MIHNDVLRSVRYMLDISDKKVIEIIKLGGMDVKLEDLLTYLDKKEEDEEGFVRCPDEVMAHFLDGLVIFKRGKDESRPPQPIEVPVTNNIILKKLRVAFELKEDDMHAILKAAEFPVSKPELSALFRKFGHTNYRPCGDQLLRNFLKGLTLRVRPQ
- a CDS encoding rRNA pseudouridine synthase, whose protein sequence is MTDPIRLSKRLIELVGCSRREAELFIEGGWVTVDGEVIDEPQFKVDAQKVELDPEAKATAPEPVTILFNVPAGMDADTAMATITAETLSEEHRYGKRPLKGHFQRLTASTDLQANASGLLVFTQDWKILRKLTADSNKIEQEYVVEVEGNMVEHGLNRLQHGLTYKGKELPPVKASWQNENRLRFAMKNPQPGILALFCQAVGLKVVGIRRIRIGGVSIGKVPVGQWRYMSGKEKF
- a CDS encoding GNAT family N-acetyltransferase, yielding MRQHSVIHTPKQSDYEELTQVWEASVRATHDFLPDSYIELLKNLVLTRYLDAVMLICTKDSSQRITGFAGVAAGKIEMLFIDPAHRGQGLGKKLLRYAMENLNADELDVNEQNPQALGFYFKQGFEVIGRSEVDGMGQPYPLLHMRMRQNQQRSQHA
- the rimO gene encoding 30S ribosomal protein S12 methylthiotransferase RimO produces the protein MSTTPAPANPKVGFVSLGCPKALVDSERILTQLRMEGYDVVSTYQDADVVVVNTCGFIDSAKAESLEVIGEAIKENGKVIVTGCMGVEEGNIRNVHPSVLAVTGPQQYEQVVNAVHEVVPPRKDHNPLIDLVPPQGIKLTPRHYAYLKISEGCNHSCSFCIIPSMRGKLVSRPVGDVLDEAQRLVKSGVKELLVISQDTSAYGVDVKYRTGFWNGAPVKTRMTELCEALSTLGVWVRLHYVYPYPHVDELIPLMAAGKILPYLDIPFQHASPKVLKSMKRPAFEDKTLARIKNWREICPDLIIRSTFIVGFPGETEEDFQYLLNWLTEAQLDRVGCFQYSPVDGAPANDLDLEVVPDDVKQDRWDRFMAHQQAISSARLQMRIGREIEVLVDEVDEQGAVGRCFFDAPEIDGNVFIDNGSNLKPGDKVWCKVTDADEYDLWAEQI